In Actinoplanes lobatus, the DNA window CAGCCGCCGGACGATCGCCGGCGCGTCCAGCGTGGAACGACGTGCACGGCCGTCGCCGGCGCCGGGCAGGACGAAGCGGGTCACCCGGGACATGCCGCGGCCCGCCACCCCCGGGCGACGGGCTCCCAGCTCGTTCTCCAGTTCACCTTGGACCACCCCCACGTCGGGGGTCGCGACGAGAACCTCGTCGGCCATGTAGTAGACGTTGCCGCTCTGTCGGATACGTGGATCGAATTGCCACGGATTCGGGAATTCGGTCGGCTCGGGCATTGTTCTCTCGCTCTCTCGGCGTCAGCCGATCGCCACCCACCCGGTGACGATCGGTGTGGCGGCGCCCCGCAGCCGTACCCGGAACGACCTCACCGCGGGCAGGTCCGCATCGAACCTGCCCGCGCTGTCGATCGGCCGGCGCACGGTGCCCCCGTGATGAAGCAGTTCGGCCTCGGTGTGACCGGCCGGCTCGACCGACCCGTCCAGTTCGAACCCGCCCGCGGTGCGGGTCACCCCCAGATGAATGCAGACACCGTCCGGGCCGGCCGGGCCGAACACCAGCATCCTGGTGTCGTCCGGGCCCCGGGTCAGCGCCTCGGTGTCGATCAACGAGTCCCACTCCAGATCGGCGAAGTCCTCGTCGGCCGTACGGAACGCGAACGCCGCGAGCGCGTACCGCTCCACCGCTTCGGGCATCGGATCCGCCCGGGCGATCAGCCCCCGTAGCACGGTTTCGAGTTCCATGTCATTCATGAGCACGCCCCCGAGCCTCTGATACATCCACGAGCCGGCGAAGTTTCTCCAGACAGCGGCGACGGGTCGGGCCCAGCGAGCCGATCGGCATGTCCAGGGCGGCGGCGGCCTCCACGTACGACGGCGGCGGCTCGGCCATCAACACCCGCAACAACCGTTGGCAGGCGTCACCGAGCCGGTCCAGCGCCCGCCACACCCGGCCGGCCAGCTCCGCCCGGCGCACCTCCTCGTCCCCGGCGACCACCACGTCCTCGGCCGCCGGCGACATCCCGGTCCACGCCAGATCCCCGGTCGGTGTCACCCGGTTGCGGGCGGTCAGCACCCGCAGCGACTCCCGCCGCGCCGTCGTCGCCAGCCAGGCGCCCGCGTGCTCCGGCTCCTTGAGCGTGTCCAGCGACCGGGCGAACCGCTCCCACGTCGTCTGCGCCACGTCCTCGGCGTCGGCGGAACCGAGCCGGTGCGCCCGCGCGACCGACCAGACCAGCCCGGCGTACGCCCTGACCAGCGCCTCCCAGGCGCGACTGTCACCGGCGGCCGCCCGGTGCACCAGCACGGCCGTCTCGTTCGGCTCCATCGGAGTCTCCTTCGGTCGCCTCTGCGTAACCGGCCCCGAGGGGCCCGCACCAGGGACTGTCGCCCAACCGACACGCCAGGGGGTGACACGCAGATTAAGAGCCTGGTAAGTGCCGGCGGGTGTGGTCTGCCGGTCAGCCACACACCATATGAGAACGAGGAGAAGAACAATGGCCGCCGCTCCCAACGCCTTCGATGCCCAGATCAACTCGCTGTACCCGGTCCGCAAGAACACCGACTTCACCATCTCGGTACTCGACGCGACCAAGCCGTTCGACGTCCTCGCCGACGTCGAGATCGGCGAGGGCCTCAACGAGTTCGTCATGAAGCACCTGCTCCAGGTGTCGGTCATCAACCGCAGCACCGCGACCAGGGTCGCCTTCGCGGATCTGGCGGAAGACCTCAAGGCCGAGGACAACACGCCACGCACCGCACGGCTGCGTGTGCCGTTCGGGCCCCTGCTCAACGTGAACTCCGGCGACGTCATGGAACTCGTGGCGACCTACACGGTCACCGCCGGCGTGAACACCAGCGTCTCCAACGAGATCAGCGACACCTTCACCATCCAGTGACGGTGGACGAGCGGCTACGCCGGCTGGCGTAGCCGCTCGTACAGTTCGGTCGTCTCACCCGCCGGCCGCACCCGCAGGTCGTCCCAGAGCGTCACGACCAACTGCCGGTACTGCAACAGCGCCAGATGCCGCAGCCCGGTCCGCGCGTAACACAGCATCAGCCCACGATGCACGTCCTCGTTGCACGGATCGTCGGCGAGGACCCGCCGGGCCAGCGTCGCGGCCGGGCCGTGGTCACCACGATCGGTGTACAGCACCACGAGCCGGCTCTGCGCCTCCAGCGCCAGCGCCCGCAACGCCTCGCGCCGGTCGGCCGCCCACTCCGCGTACGGCTGATCCGCCAGGAACCCACCCCGGAACAGCAGGCCCGCCGCCTCCAGACAGTGCGCCGCCTCCGCCGGATCCACCGCCCGCCGGCCCTCCCGGCAGCACCGTTCGAACTCCTCGGCGTCCGTCCACACCAGCGCCGACCGGACGATCCGGTAACCCTCCCCGCACCGCTCGATCAACTCGGCCGGCCGCAGCATCCGCCGCGCCCCGGTCAGCGCCACATGCAGACTGTTGCGCGCCGCCGCCGGCCGCGCACGCGGCCAGAACGTCTCGGTCAGCACGTCCCGCGGCGCCGCCGACTCACGATGCGTGAGCAGATAGGCGATCAGATCCCGGCTGCGACGGCTCGCCCGGGTGTCGATCAGCCGGCCGTTCACCACCAACCGGAACTCGCCGAGCAGATACGCCCGGACCCGTACATCACCCATGCCCTTCAGAGCCGCGCGATTCCCGGCAGATACCCGCCGCGTCGTCCGGCATCCCCGTCCGTGGCCAGGACCTCAGAAACGGCCCCTTCAAACCCGTTTTTCGGTACGCGTGACGCCGTCCTCGTCTCATCAGGGCCGTTCCGTCCGGTCGGCGCGATCTCGCTGCCCCCTCCGGCCCGTGCCGCGCCCGCCGGGCGTAGATCGGTCGGACACTCCCGCATGTGCCGCCGGTCGCGCTGGGTGGGTGGTTGGGGTGGTGATCGCCAGGCATGCGGGGTGCTGCTCGCGGCCGTCATGCCGGTCGCGCCATGAGGGTGCCCGTCGGGAGTCACTCACCGTGACTGTGGCGGTGAGTGAGTGGAGGCGCGTGGTACATCGGTGCTGTTCCGGCAAGCTCGATCTTCCACAAGGGCCGGTGAACGGGGTCCCTCGCTTACACGGCGTGTCGGCCAGTCGGGTTTGTGGGGTGAGCGGGCACGAAAGTCGTCGGGTGGGCGGCCGTCACGGCGATGGGCGGGGTGGGCGCACACGCTGGTGATGTCGTGGTCGCCTACCTGCCCTATATCGGTGGTGGCCGCGCACGCGGCAACTTGCGTGTGCGGCCACCACCGCTTCGGCAACTCGACCGTGTGCACCCGCCCGTGCCGAAGCCGGACCGTGTGCACCCACCCGCCGGGCGGGTGGCCGTGTTCGGCCGCCGGGCCTGGCGGGACCGCGGATGACGATTGCCGTGACCGGCGCTACGGTCGAGAGCGGTAACCCGGCTGCCCGGCCAGCTACACCGTGACCACCCGCCCACGGCGACCGGCGCAACGGTCGAGAGTGGGCACCCCGGGTGCCTGGCGATCACCACCGCGACCACCCGCCCAGGGCGAGCCGGTCCGCCGAGGGCGAGAGCCGGCGCCCCGGCCGTGACCGGCGGCAACGAGAGGGACGCGGCACGCCGGACGGCCTGCCCGGCCACCGAACTACGCCCGGTGGGCGCGGCAAAGGGCGGAGCGGGCAGCGAGATCGCGCCGACTGAACGGGACAGCCCTGATGAGGCGGGACGAGGACACGCGTACCGGAAAAGGAGCTGGAAGCGAAACGCGGACCTCGCCCACGAAGGATCTCCAGCCTGACCGTGCGGCTGGCGCCGCACGGGCCCCCGGGTCCAGCCCGATTCAGGGCCGCGTAGCGCTAACGCGGACCTGGAGCACTTACTGGCCCTGCGGCTGTGCGGGCCAGGCGGCGCGGCGGCGGCGCGACGCGGCGACGGCGGCCAGAACCAGCCCCACCGCGGTCAGCAGCGCCGCCGCCAGCAGGGCGAACATCCGCGTGGCCGTGTCGCGGATCAGGGGCGCCTCGGTGGCGGCCAGGGACGTCTCGCTCGACGTGCAGGTGAGCGTGTAATCGCCGGGTGGGGAAGCCGTCAGCAGCATGGCGGCGTACCAGGTTCGGCCGTCCGCCCGTACCGAAAGGCTTTGATCCGGAAGCATCATCGTGGACGGGCCCTCCGGCGGAGCGCCCACGATCTCGCAACTGACCCGGCCGCCCTCGGTCGTCACCCACAGCATCGCCCCGCGTTCCGGCAAGGTCACCGTGACCGGTTGGCCGAGCGGGATCTGCCGGAGCGGGCCGCCGTCGAGGGGGACACCGAACCAGACCGCGGTGCCGAGCGCCAGGCCGGTGGTGGCTACGAGCCCGGCGAGGAGGAGCCAGACGCGGCGCATCAGAGGACCTGGAGGGACAGGGCCTCGGCCATCGGGACCGGGTGGCGGGAGACGGTGTTCAGGTTCTTGCCCTCGACGGTCCACGGTGGCGGGAACAGGGAGATCGCCTGGTCCAGGCCACACGCGGCGACCTCCTCGGCCCAGCCGTCCCAGCGCAGGTCCGCGTAGAACTGTGCCGTCGCGCCGCCGAGCATAGCGGCCAGCCACTGCCCGTACCCGATCTCCAGGTCCGCCCAGCGCAGGCTGTCCGGCGCGAAATAGCGGATCGACGGCGTGCCGCCGTCGGCGGCCCAGGCGAACCGGCCACCCAGCACGTCCACGCCGACCAGCAGCGGGCCGTCGGTGGGGTTCATCTCGCCGAGCGACGCCAGCCGGTCGCCGGCGCTGCCGGAACCGAACACGCGCAGCCAGCCGTGGTCGATCACCAGCCCACCGGTACGGTGCACGACCGCGCCCAGCCACGACCGGGTGGTCACCTGCACCCGCTCCAGTTCCGCGTCGGCCCGGCCCTGGTCGGCGGGGAGGACCGTCACCGGGCAGGGTGCGGCCGCGACGGCGTCCAGGATCTCCGGCCAGGCGGAATCCTCGGTGTCGATCAGATCGGCGAGCGCGCGCATGGCGGGCACTCTACCGCTGTTGATCAAGCAGCGTCAGCGTGTGCAGGTCCGGCCCGGTTCGATCGGCCGGTGGCACAGGGTGCACAGAACCTCGGGGACCGTCTCGTGGACGGTCGCCGCGTAGATGGTGGGATTCGCCTCGGCGGCCTGTAGCGGGGTGCGGGCGAAGTAGCGGATCGTCCACCTGTCCCGGCCCGGGGGCCATCCCCTCAGCGTGGCCTGGACCGCGACGTCCCCGGAACACCACCACCACTCGGCCGGGCCGCTGGCCTCGGGCACCGGTGGCGGCAGCACGCTCTCATCGATCACCGGCGGGACGTGCGCGGGGGTTCGGCACTCGAAGGTGCGATGGCACCAGCCGCGCACCTCGACCATCAGGGCATGCCGCTCCAGGCGCTGATCGACGGACCGGTCGATGACCCGGAACGGCCATCGACCGGCTCCCATGGCGGTACGGCCGTCGGCGAGGACGCTCAGACCCCAGGTCCAGTCGCCGTCCAGGATCCCGTGGAAGGCCGGGCCCAACGGCGTGGCATGCACCGACGGGGGGCCGTCCAGCCCGTACTCCATGTTGTTGCCGCCCAGGACGGGATAGGTCAGGCCGCCGTAACGCTCCTCGAACCGGACCATCGCGTCGGCGAGGTCGCCGGCCGGGAGCGCGGACCGGATCGCCGATGCGGTCGTTCGTGGACCGCGACGCGAGCGCGCCCGCAGGAAGCGCCGGAGACGAGCAGAGATGTTCGGGTCATCCGCGATGTGTATGCCGGCCACCCTACGCGGTCGACAGGCGTCTATATGGTGTGGTCGTGGACCGCGGCATGGAGTTCCGGGTGCTGGGGGCGGTCGAGGTCCGGGCCGGGGGACGGGCGGTGCCGGCCGGGGAGCCGCGTCAGCGTGCCGTGCTCGCGGTGCTGCTGCTCGAGGCCGGACGTCCGGTCGCCCTGGAGACGCTGATCGGGCGGGTGTGGGGTGAGACGGCGCCGCCGGGGGCCCGCCGGTCGGTCTACGCCTACGTGGCCCGCCTGCGCCGCGTGCTCGGGGACGCCGCCGACCAGCCGCTGATCCGTACCTCCGGAGGCTATCTGCTCGACGCCGACCCGCAGCAGGTCGACGTGCTGTGGTTCCGGGCCCTGCTGGCGCGCGGCGAGGCCCGCGCCGCCCTCGACCTCTGGCGGGGCGAGCCCCTGACCGGCGTCGGCGGCGTGTGGGCCGACCGGATCCGCGAGACGCTGCGCGACGAGCACGCGGACGCGGTCGTCGCCTGGGCGCACACCGAGATCCGCGACGGCCGGGCCGAGACGGTGCTGGCGCCGCTGACCGAGCTGGCCGAGCAGCGGCCCTTGTTCGAACCGGCCACCGAGGCGCTGATCCGGGCCCTGCACACGGCCGGCCGGCCCGCCGACGCGCTGATCCGCTACGACCGGATCCGCCGCCTGCTCCGCGACGAGCTCGGCGCCGACCCGGGACCGGCTCTCCAGGCCGCCCACCGGGTGGTGCTGCGCAACGAGCCGGCCGCGGTCACGGTCCGGCCGGTGCCCGCGCAACTGCCCGCCGACGTGCCCGCGTTCACCGGCCGGGCCGCCGAACTGGCCGAACTCGACCGGACCGGAACCCCGCCGGTCGTCTGTCTCACCGGCACACCGGGCGCCGGCAAGACCGCCCTGGCCGTGCACTGGGCGCACCGGGCCCGCGACCGGTTCCCCGACGGCCAGCTGTACGTCAACCTGCGCGGCTTCGACCCGGAACTACCGGTGACGCCCCTGGAGGCGCTCGGCACCCTGCTCGCCGCGGTCCTGCCGCACGGCCGGGCGGCGCCGGCCGGGCTGGACGAACGCGCGGCCCAGTACCGCACCGAACTGGCCTGCCGCCGCATGCTCGTGGTGCTCGACAACGCGGCCACCGTCGAGCAGGTCCGGCACCTGCTGCCCGGCGCACCCACCTGCGCGGTCCTGGTCACCAGCCGTGACTCGCTGGCCGGCCTGGTGTCGGTGCACGGCGCCCACCGGATCGCCCTGGACGTGCTGCCGGCTCCCGACGCGGCCGCGCTGCTGCGCGAACTCGTCGGCGACCGGGTCGGCCGGGAGCCGGACGCGGCCGCGACGCTGGTCGAGCAGTGCGCCCGCCTGCCGCTGGCGTTGCGGATCGCCGCCGAACTCGCCGCGTCCCGGCCGGGCGCCACCCTCCGCGCCCTCACCACCGAACTGGCCGGGCAGCGCCGTCTCGACCTGCTCAGCGACGGCGGTGATCCACGGGCCGCGGTCCGGGCCGTCTTCTCCTGGTCGCTGCGGCACCTGCCGGCCGCGGCCGTGGACCTGTTCGCGCTGCTCGGGCTGCATCCCGGCCCGTGGATCGACGCGCTCGCCGCCGCCGCGCTGTCCGGCCGTCCGGTGGGCGAGACGCTCCCCGTGCTGACCCGGGCGCACCTGATCCACCGGGTCGCCGACGACCGGTACGGGCTGCACGACCTGCTGCGCGCGTACGCCGCCGAACGGGCCGCCGACGGTCCGGCCGCACTCGCCCGCCTGTACGACCACTACCTGGGCGCGGCCTCGGCGGCGATGCAGGTGCTCTACCCCGGCGAGGCGGGCCGGCGGCCACCGGTGACGGAGCGCGGGCCGCTGCCGGACATCGCCGCACCGGAGACGGCACGCGACTGGCTGCACACCGAGCTGCCGAACCTCACCGCCGTCGCCGTGCACGCCGCCGCCCACGGGGCACCGGCCGTGACCGTGCGACTCGCCGCGATCCTGTACCGCTACCTCGACGGCGACCAGCACAGCGCCGCCGTGGTCGTCTTCGAGACGGCCCGCGCCGCGTCCCGGGATCTCGGCGACGAACCCGGCGAGGCGTACGCGCTGAACGCGCTCGCCTACACGTACGCGCAGGAGGGCCGGCACCCGGTCGCGATCGAGCGCCTGGAGGAGGCGCTGCGGCTCTCGTCACGGGCCGGCGACGAGGTGGGCGAGGCCCGGGCGCTCGGCAACCTCGCGATGATCGAGGAACAACTCGGCCGGTACGAGAATGCCGCGCAGCGGTTCGAACAGGCGCTGCACCGTTTCCGGCGGCTCGGCGACCGCACCGGCGAGGCGCACGTGCGCACCCGGCTCGCCTCGGTCGAGGCGCGCCTCGGCCACGTCGGCACGGCTCGCGGGTACGCCGAACGGGCGCTGGCGATGCACCGGCGGTCCGGGCACCGGTTCGGCGAGGCGTGGGCTCTGAACAGCCTGAGCGAGGTCGAGTCGCACAGCGGCCGGCACGCGGCGGCCGCCGACGGGCACCGGCAGGCCCTGGCGCTGTTCCGGGAACTCGGGCACCGCAGCAGCCAGGCGTGGACCCTGGACAGTCTCGGCGTGGGGGAGCGGCGGCTCGGCCGCTACGGGCGGGCCGGTGAACACCATCGGCAGGCCCTGGAGATCTTCGACGATCTCGGGGAACGGTTCGGGCAGGCGTCGGCGCTCAACGGCCTCGGCGAGACCTACGACGCGTGCGGTGACCGGGAACGGGCGCTTTCCGCGTACCGTCGCGCCCTTGAACTGGCCGTGCGGACCGGCGCCCGTGACCAGCAGGCCCGAGCGGAAGCCGGCATCGGCGAAGGCGAAGCCGAGCCGGACCACTGACCGTCCACAACATTTCCGCAAGCCGCCGTGGACAGGCTTCCTCCGAACACGAAACCCGAAACGGGGAGGAAGAATGCTCAAACTCGGCAGAGCACTCGGGTACGCGCTGACCGGCGTGACCGCGGCCACGGTGATCGGGATCGTCCCGGCGCCGGCCGTCGCGGCCGCGGCCCCGCTGCCCTCGGACGTCACGGCGCTCAGCACCCCGGCCGCCGATCCGTTC includes these proteins:
- a CDS encoding RNA polymerase sigma factor encodes the protein MEPNETAVLVHRAAAGDSRAWEALVRAYAGLVWSVARAHRLGSADAEDVAQTTWERFARSLDTLKEPEHAGAWLATTARRESLRVLTARNRVTPTGDLAWTGMSPAAEDVVVAGDEEVRRAELAGRVWRALDRLGDACQRLLRVLMAEPPPSYVEAAAALDMPIGSLGPTRRRCLEKLRRLVDVSEARGRAHE
- a CDS encoding AfsR/SARP family transcriptional regulator, which gives rise to MGDVRVRAYLLGEFRLVVNGRLIDTRASRRSRDLIAYLLTHRESAAPRDVLTETFWPRARPAAARNSLHVALTGARRMLRPAELIERCGEGYRIVRSALVWTDAEEFERCCREGRRAVDPAEAAHCLEAAGLLFRGGFLADQPYAEWAADRREALRALALEAQSRLVVLYTDRGDHGPAATLARRVLADDPCNEDVHRGLMLCYARTGLRHLALLQYRQLVVTLWDDLRVRPAGETTELYERLRQPA
- a CDS encoding DUF2625 family protein, yielding MRALADLIDTEDSAWPEILDAVAAAPCPVTVLPADQGRADAELERVQVTTRSWLGAVVHRTGGLVIDHGWLRVFGSGSAGDRLASLGEMNPTDGPLLVGVDVLGGRFAWAADGGTPSIRYFAPDSLRWADLEIGYGQWLAAMLGGATAQFYADLRWDGWAEEVAACGLDQAISLFPPPWTVEGKNLNTVSRHPVPMAEALSLQVL
- a CDS encoding AfsR/SARP family transcriptional regulator → MDRGMEFRVLGAVEVRAGGRAVPAGEPRQRAVLAVLLLEAGRPVALETLIGRVWGETAPPGARRSVYAYVARLRRVLGDAADQPLIRTSGGYLLDADPQQVDVLWFRALLARGEARAALDLWRGEPLTGVGGVWADRIRETLRDEHADAVVAWAHTEIRDGRAETVLAPLTELAEQRPLFEPATEALIRALHTAGRPADALIRYDRIRRLLRDELGADPGPALQAAHRVVLRNEPAAVTVRPVPAQLPADVPAFTGRAAELAELDRTGTPPVVCLTGTPGAGKTALAVHWAHRARDRFPDGQLYVNLRGFDPELPVTPLEALGTLLAAVLPHGRAAPAGLDERAAQYRTELACRRMLVVLDNAATVEQVRHLLPGAPTCAVLVTSRDSLAGLVSVHGAHRIALDVLPAPDAAALLRELVGDRVGREPDAAATLVEQCARLPLALRIAAELAASRPGATLRALTTELAGQRRLDLLSDGGDPRAAVRAVFSWSLRHLPAAAVDLFALLGLHPGPWIDALAAAALSGRPVGETLPVLTRAHLIHRVADDRYGLHDLLRAYAAERAADGPAALARLYDHYLGAASAAMQVLYPGEAGRRPPVTERGPLPDIAAPETARDWLHTELPNLTAVAVHAAAHGAPAVTVRLAAILYRYLDGDQHSAAVVVFETARAASRDLGDEPGEAYALNALAYTYAQEGRHPVAIERLEEALRLSSRAGDEVGEARALGNLAMIEEQLGRYENAAQRFEQALHRFRRLGDRTGEAHVRTRLASVEARLGHVGTARGYAERALAMHRRSGHRFGEAWALNSLSEVESHSGRHAAAADGHRQALALFRELGHRSSQAWTLDSLGVGERRLGRYGRAGEHHRQALEIFDDLGERFGQASALNGLGETYDACGDRERALSAYRRALELAVRTGARDQQARAEAGIGEGEAEPDH